The following coding sequences lie in one Mycobacterium sp. DL440 genomic window:
- a CDS encoding zinc-binding dehydrogenase: MRAVVLRDGALTVREIPDPVPGPGELLLRVLSTAICASDVHFMDHPELGLNDPTDRSLYDADRDVVLGHEFIGEVIGHGPGCSDQFPVGTRATSIPIRLVNGGADGAHIIGQHPDTPGSFAELLVVAESIARPVTDGPAGPVSDDAVALTDAFAVGEFYVRSARLEPCEIPIVIGAGAIGLSAVAALARRGVEPIIVSDFQADRRALACKEFGAHVSVDPAERSPMDVWREVRAERNLWGPAVVFECVGAPGLIQKIVEESEMGTRIYCAGGWYTGDTLDITTATRQGVTLQFGGGPWPQDWYGTLDAIVAGDLDPTPSIGMVVPLDEVPDALDLARRSAGPARIIVHPNGDHA, encoded by the coding sequence ATGCGCGCAGTTGTCTTACGGGATGGCGCACTCACGGTGCGCGAGATCCCCGATCCCGTACCGGGTCCCGGCGAGCTTCTCTTGCGGGTGCTGAGTACCGCGATCTGCGCGTCCGACGTCCACTTCATGGACCACCCCGAACTCGGTCTCAACGATCCGACGGACCGATCGCTCTATGACGCGGACCGGGACGTCGTGCTGGGCCACGAGTTCATCGGCGAAGTCATCGGTCACGGGCCAGGCTGCAGCGATCAGTTCCCCGTGGGTACCCGGGCCACGTCGATCCCCATCAGGCTGGTCAACGGTGGTGCCGACGGCGCCCACATCATCGGCCAGCACCCGGACACCCCCGGGAGTTTCGCCGAACTGCTGGTGGTGGCCGAATCCATCGCCCGGCCCGTCACGGATGGCCCTGCCGGTCCGGTCTCCGACGATGCCGTCGCGTTGACAGACGCCTTCGCGGTCGGCGAATTCTACGTACGCTCGGCCAGATTGGAACCCTGCGAGATACCCATCGTGATCGGGGCCGGCGCGATCGGGCTGTCCGCGGTCGCGGCACTGGCCCGCCGCGGCGTCGAACCGATCATCGTCTCGGACTTCCAGGCCGACCGACGTGCACTGGCCTGCAAGGAGTTCGGCGCCCACGTCTCCGTCGACCCGGCCGAACGCTCACCGATGGACGTCTGGCGCGAGGTACGCGCCGAACGCAACCTGTGGGGCCCGGCGGTGGTGTTCGAATGCGTCGGAGCGCCGGGTCTGATCCAGAAGATCGTCGAGGAATCCGAGATGGGTACCAGGATCTACTGTGCGGGCGGTTGGTACACCGGCGACACCCTCGACATCACCACCGCCACCCGCCAGGGCGTGACCTTGCAGTTCGGCGGCGGGCCGTGGCCGCAGGACTGGTACGGGACCCTGGACGCCATCGTCGCCGGAGACCTGGACCCGACACCCAGCATCGGCATGGTGGTGCCACTCGACGAAGTTCCCGACGCGCTCGACCTGGCCCGCCGCTCGGCGGGACCGGCGCGAATCATTGTGCATCCGAACGGAGACCACGCATGA
- a CDS encoding fumarylacetoacetate hydrolase family protein encodes MADFVIPPPPQASLPVSTGPERFPVRRVFCVGRNYAAHAREMGKDPDREPPFFFMKPADAVIDAAGTVPYPSLTSSFHHEVELVVALGAGGRDVAPDDALDLVWGYGVGVDLTRRDLQDEAKKLSRPWDWAKGFDASAPCTPIHPVDEVGHPEAGEIWLRVNGELKQHGDLKDLIWSVPEVISAISAAVDLAPGDLIYSGTPAGVGPMHPGDVVSGGVGGVGEFSFTVGSADRRRA; translated from the coding sequence ATGGCCGACTTCGTGATCCCACCCCCACCGCAGGCGTCGCTCCCGGTGAGCACCGGGCCTGAACGCTTCCCGGTGCGACGAGTGTTCTGCGTCGGACGCAACTACGCGGCCCACGCCCGTGAGATGGGCAAGGACCCCGACCGGGAGCCGCCGTTCTTCTTCATGAAGCCGGCCGACGCGGTGATCGACGCGGCGGGCACCGTCCCGTATCCGTCGCTGACTTCGTCGTTCCACCATGAGGTCGAGCTGGTGGTGGCGCTGGGTGCCGGTGGCCGCGACGTGGCACCCGACGACGCGCTGGACCTGGTCTGGGGATACGGGGTCGGCGTCGACCTCACCCGCCGCGATCTGCAGGACGAGGCCAAGAAGCTCAGCCGGCCCTGGGATTGGGCCAAGGGGTTCGACGCGTCGGCCCCGTGCACGCCGATCCATCCGGTCGACGAAGTCGGTCACCCGGAGGCCGGCGAGATTTGGCTGCGGGTCAACGGTGAACTCAAACAGCACGGCGACCTGAAGGACCTGATCTGGTCGGTGCCGGAGGTCATCAGCGCGATCTCGGCGGCCGTCGACCTCGCCCCCGGAGACCTGATCTACAGCGGCACCCCTGCCGGGGTCGGACCGATGCACCCCGGCGACGTGGTCTCCGGTGGTGTCGGAGGAGTCGGGGAGTTCAGCTTCACGGTCGGCTCAGCCGATCGGCGGCGCGCCTGA
- a CDS encoding nuclear transport factor 2 family protein has protein sequence MTTHEDRLDVIDVLVRYATGIDRRDWPLFRTVFTDDCVLDYGEIGKWNGVDAVTDFMDQSHAMAGHTMHRLSNHAITVDGDTATARTYIDGLILAQDNNSGVNAVGFYDDELVRTAAGWKIARREFTAVRITNV, from the coding sequence ATGACGACCCACGAAGACCGCCTGGACGTCATCGACGTACTGGTCCGCTACGCCACCGGGATCGACCGGCGGGACTGGCCGCTGTTCCGCACCGTATTCACCGATGACTGCGTGCTGGACTACGGCGAGATCGGCAAGTGGAACGGGGTGGACGCCGTCACCGACTTCATGGACCAGTCCCACGCCATGGCCGGACACACCATGCACAGGCTGAGCAACCACGCCATCACTGTTGACGGGGATACCGCCACGGCACGCACCTACATCGACGGACTGATCCTGGCGCAGGACAACAACTCCGGCGTCAACGCCGTCGGCTTCTACGACGACGAGTTGGTCCGAACCGCAGCGGGCTGGAAGATCGCGCGACGGGAGTTCACCGCGGTGCGGATAACCAATGTCTGA
- a CDS encoding SDR family NAD(P)-dependent oxidoreductase yields MSDFADRYGPWALVAGASDGVGSAMAEELARRGLNVVLLARRQEVLDEVGAGITAHTGAQTRTLAIDLAAPAAAGEVIAATADLEIGFLVYCAGADPNFQPFLSSPLSDAESLVQRNCLAPIQLCHHYAAPMAERGRGGIVIFGSGAGFAGGPNMVAYGASKAFDMVFAEALWTELHSSGVDVLGLILGKTDTPALRKLEHERGQIASPEDTPPGAAAVDDVVAAAFANLTEGPTCLVGPEIQAAAQLMASVSRNDAVRFIAQAVTAAMG; encoded by the coding sequence ATGTCTGACTTCGCAGATCGCTACGGGCCGTGGGCGCTGGTGGCGGGCGCCTCCGACGGGGTCGGCTCGGCGATGGCCGAGGAGTTGGCGCGTCGCGGCCTCAACGTGGTGCTGCTGGCCCGGCGACAAGAGGTTCTCGATGAAGTGGGAGCGGGCATCACGGCGCACACCGGTGCGCAAACCCGAACGCTGGCAATAGATCTGGCCGCGCCAGCGGCTGCCGGTGAAGTGATCGCCGCGACCGCGGATCTGGAGATCGGTTTCCTGGTCTACTGCGCGGGCGCCGATCCGAACTTCCAGCCGTTCCTGTCCAGCCCGTTGTCGGATGCCGAATCACTGGTGCAACGCAACTGCCTGGCGCCGATACAACTGTGCCACCACTACGCGGCGCCCATGGCGGAGCGGGGCCGCGGCGGCATCGTCATCTTCGGGTCCGGGGCCGGATTCGCCGGCGGCCCGAACATGGTGGCCTACGGCGCGAGCAAGGCCTTCGACATGGTGTTCGCCGAGGCACTCTGGACCGAACTGCATTCCTCAGGTGTCGACGTGCTCGGGCTGATTCTCGGAAAGACCGACACTCCTGCCCTGCGCAAGCTGGAACACGAGCGAGGCCAGATCGCCTCACCCGAGGACACTCCGCCGGGCGCGGCGGCGGTCGACGATGTCGTCGCGGCCGCATTCGCCAACCTCACCGAGGGGCCGACGTGTCTGGTGGGCCCCGAGATTCAGGCGGCGGCCCAGTTGATGGCCTCCGTCAGCCGCAATGATGCGGTGCGGTTCATCGCGCAGGCGGTCACTGCGGCGATGGGCTGA
- a CDS encoding IclR family transcriptional regulator has protein sequence MLDVIELLAGAGDTRLRFSDVVSALDLTQATAHAILKTLCDRGWLIRDPADKTFALGPGLAVVAARTEAARPLAHAARIAAQGLSQELDCAASVVERLDDELVITAFEGAGRQPASAPGDRIRYAPPFGVAFAAWGGSDEQRSWIERAPGLSEELAGRLEEVLAQTRERGYDIDWTTPDLTRAAQLVGTLSSDGLPDHVRGITDQLLAEFATIGLVPSGGMTGKAQPVATIAAPVFDADGRVALILSVHPLRSMTARQVETAGQRVRRAADRLSRP, from the coding sequence GTGCTCGATGTGATCGAGTTGCTGGCGGGTGCCGGCGATACCCGGTTGCGGTTCTCCGATGTGGTCAGCGCGCTGGACCTGACGCAGGCCACCGCGCACGCCATCCTCAAGACCTTGTGCGACCGTGGCTGGCTGATCCGCGATCCTGCTGACAAGACGTTTGCCCTCGGCCCGGGCCTGGCCGTGGTGGCGGCCCGAACGGAGGCCGCCCGACCCCTGGCGCATGCGGCTCGCATTGCTGCCCAAGGACTTTCACAAGAACTCGACTGCGCGGCCTCGGTCGTCGAACGGCTCGACGACGAGCTGGTGATCACCGCGTTCGAGGGGGCCGGCCGACAGCCGGCCTCGGCGCCGGGCGACCGGATTCGATACGCACCGCCGTTCGGCGTCGCGTTCGCGGCCTGGGGAGGCTCAGATGAGCAACGCAGCTGGATCGAGCGGGCGCCCGGCCTCAGCGAGGAGTTGGCCGGTCGCCTCGAGGAGGTGCTTGCCCAGACCCGGGAACGTGGTTACGACATCGACTGGACGACACCGGATCTGACCCGGGCGGCACAGCTGGTCGGCACGTTGTCCAGTGACGGCCTGCCTGATCACGTTCGCGGTATCACCGATCAACTGCTCGCGGAATTCGCCACGATCGGTCTGGTGCCGTCCGGCGGGATGACAGGTAAGGCGCAGCCGGTGGCCACCATTGCCGCGCCCGTCTTCGATGCCGACGGTCGGGTCGCGTTGATCCTGTCGGTACACCCGCTGCGATCCATGACCGCCCGCCAGGTGGAGACCGCGGGACAGCGGGTCAGGCGCGCCGCCGATCGGCTGAGCCGACCGTGA